In the Sandaracinus amylolyticus genome, GAAGATCGTGAGCGCTCCGACGTAGTTGTCGCCGCCCTCCGCGAAGTCGCCGTGCGCCGCCATCGCGTAGCGCGCGTCACCGTCGGCGCCGAGCGCCGCGTCGATCCCCGGGATGATCGTGCTCGAGAGCTCGCTCTGGACGTCGCTGATCGTGCCGCTCATCGAGCCCGTCGTGTCGACGAGGAACACGACGTCGGCCGAGCGCAGGCGCGTCTGGAACTCGAACTCGCGGCGCGGGTGCTCGCCCTCGGGCCCCGTCGGCGGGTGGTAGGGCACCGTCACGTAGAGCGTCCCCTCGGGCGGCACGCTCGAGCCGTCGGTCGGGCTCGAGCCCGCCGCGGTCTCGGTGAGGTCGTCGATGCCGTCGCCGTCGGAGTCGGGGCGCGTCGCGTCGGTGCCGGCCATGCGCTCTTCGCGGTCGGTCAGACCGTCGTTGTCGCTGTCGGTGTCGAACGCGTTCGGGATGCCGTCGAGGTCCGAGTCGGTCGGCGCGCAGACGTTGCCGCTCGTCGTCTCCGCCGAGTCGAGAATCCCGTCGCCGTCCGAGTCGTCGTCGAGGTGATTCGACGTCCCGTCGCCGTCGGTGTCGCTCGTCGTGCCTTCACGCGCGTCGGCGATGTCATCGCCGTCGGTGTCGGTGTCGTCGTCGCACCCGCTGACGAAGCCGTCTGGCAGGCCGAGGCCGCCGCCGTCTCCGCGGCGGCCGCCGCCGCCGTTGTCGGGGCCGGATCGCCCTGGAGTGCACCCCGTTCCGACCGCCCCCGCGAGCGCGAGCGCGGCTCCGATGATCAGCATCCTCCTCATCGCTCGCTCCTTTCGCTCGCCGTTCCCAGCACCGACTCCATGATCGCCTCCACCTTCGGCGTGCCGGTCAACCCGGCCTGAAATCGTCGTTCGCGGGCACCACCACGTAGACCTGACGGGTGTCGAGGATCGCGGTGCCCTCGGCGCGCACGTCGACGAACGCGACGTGCACCTCCGAGCGCGCGCCGCCCGGGCGCGTCTCGTTCCGGAACGTGATGCGAAACGTGATCCGCGTGCCCGGGACCACGTCGAGGAAGCGCGCGTCGTCGAGCCCGCCGACCGCGTCCTCGTGCGCGACGCCCTCGGGCGCGCTCCAGCACGTGCTCGCGCCCGCGCGGCACGCCGGGACGCGCGCCCCGACGAACGCCCGCGCGTCGACGCCGGCCTCGTCGCCGGGGTCGTCACGCACCACCGTGTCGACGTCGACGGGGACTCGGGTCGCCAGCCGCTCGACCGCCGACGCGACCGTCGTGGCGAAGGTGGCCAGATCGGCGGATCCCGGCAGGTCGTACACCAGCGGGCGCCCCTCGACGTCGACCGAGCCCGTCGCCTCGGCGGTCCGTCGCAAGAAGAAGCAGGGTGCGTACCCCGATGCGTCGGGCGTCGTCTCGCACGCGACCGTCGACGTGTTCACGCCGATCAGCTTCGCGCTCCGTGCGTTCATCGCGCCGATCGCCGCGTCCCAGCTCGCCGGCGCGGGCGTGACCGCGTCGTAGGTGCCGCACGCGATCGACTCGCCCTCCGGCCCGTTGCGCGCGCAGGTGTCGGTGAAGAGCACGATCACCGGCAGCGACGCGTCGCGGAAGCAGGGCGCGCCCCACGTCGTCTCGAGGCAGTCGCCCGCGTAGCTCGGCATCGAATACGAGGTCTCGTCGCCATCGCTGCGGCGGTAGGTCCAGGTCTCGCGCTCGCCGGTCACGACGCGAAGCAGGGCCTCGGTCTGCGCCTCCGGCGGATCGCCGCCACCCGCGGCCTCCATCGCGACGAACGCATCGCGCAGCGCATCGGCGCCCCGCCGATCGCGCATCCCCATCGCGAGCCGCAGCGGCTCGTCGCCGATGCCGCCGTGTCCCGCGAACGGGAAGTCGCGCAGCTCGCCGCCGCCGAACCACGCCTCGGGGATCGTCCGCGTGATGCGATCGACGAGCCCGGTGTCGGTGGTCGCGATCGTCTCGCGCACCTGGGCGAGGGTCGGGCCCATCGACGCGGTGGTGTCGACCAGGAAGAACACGTCGGCGCGCCGGATCGAGGTGCCGAACTCGAGGTCGCGCGTCGTCGACTCACCCTGCGCGAGCACGACGTAGAAGTGCTGCGGCGGGATCGTGCACGACGCGCTGGTCGCGCATCCGCAGTCGACGCCCCCGGGGCAGTTCACGCCCTCGTACGCGCCCTCGACGAGATCGCTCTGGCCGTCGTCGTCGCTGTCGACGTCGCAGGGGTCGGTGCCGAGCGCGAGCTCCTCGCCGTCGGCGAGCCCGTCGTCGTCGCGATCGAGGTCCGCGTAGTCGGCGACGCCGTCGGGCGGGCTCTCGGCGGCACAGATCGCGGGAGGCGTCGCGACATCGCCGTCACCCGCCTCGTCGGCGTCGGGCACGCCGTCGTCGTCCGCGTCGAGGTCGCGGAAGTTCGGCTCGCCGTCGAGATCGGCGTCGCGGGCGCCCTCGTGCGCGTCGGCGATCGTGTCGCCGTCGCTGTCGAGATCGAGGAAGTCGGGCGTGCCG is a window encoding:
- a CDS encoding MSCRAMM family adhesin SdrC; this translates as MAWSRQLAVISLAASLVGGTGCTRGASPGGDGGDDAWSPCGPGDDRDGDGIGDLDEGDGDPDGDGVESRADRDADGDDVEDAIEAGDTRCDTAPIDTDRDGTPDFLDLDSDGDTIADAHEGARDADLDGEPNFRDLDADDDGVPDADEAGDGDVATPPAICAAESPPDGVADYADLDRDDDGLADGEELALGTDPCDVDSDDDGQSDLVEGAYEGVNCPGGVDCGCATSASCTIPPQHFYVVLAQGESTTRDLEFGTSIRRADVFFLVDTTASMGPTLAQVRETIATTDTGLVDRITRTIPEAWFGGGELRDFPFAGHGGIGDEPLRLAMGMRDRRGADALRDAFVAMEAAGGGDPPEAQTEALLRVVTGERETWTYRRSDGDETSYSMPSYAGDCLETTWGAPCFRDASLPVIVLFTDTCARNGPEGESIACGTYDAVTPAPASWDAAIGAMNARSAKLIGVNTSTVACETTPDASGYAPCFFLRRTAEATGSVDVEGRPLVYDLPGSADLATFATTVASAVERLATRVPVDVDTVVRDDPGDEAGVDARAFVGARVPACRAGASTCWSAPEGVAHEDAVGGLDDARFLDVVPGTRITFRITFRNETRPGGARSEVHVAFVDVRAEGTAILDTRQVYVVVPANDDFRPG